Genomic segment of Pongo pygmaeus isolate AG05252 chromosome 1, NHGRI_mPonPyg2-v2.0_pri, whole genome shotgun sequence:
aaaccccatctctactaaaaatacaaaaaaatagctgggcgtggtggtgcgtgcctgtaatcccagctactggggaggctgaggcagaagaatcgcttgaacccaggaggcggagattgcagtgagccgagaccgtgccattgcactgcagcctgggcaataagagcgaaactccatctcaaaaaaaagaaaagaaaagaaaagaaagaaaaagggctaTATAAAGGTTTCTTCATCATCTGTAATCATTTTCTTAGTTCTTATCCTCTTTTCACTGCTTTAGtgggttttaaaaacatttttcttttaaacaaatacaAGTACTACTTTTTGGAAATGAACAGGCTGTAAAAAAGCCAAACATTCCCCCAAGATGAAATTCAAATGTGTCCCTGCCTATATCCCCTGTCTTGTCCATTAACTCACTGCTCAGTCCAGCGTCTATGTCTTTGCTCAGGTTCTTCTCCCTGCCTGCAGCACCTATCCTCTCCTTTCTGGTTAATTTTGTGCTTTCCTTTAAAGATCCAACTAGATCACTTCCCTCATAAAGCCCTTCCCGACTAGTCTACAGGTATCTTTCTTCTCCCGAGAACACCTCTGGCACTGACTCAGCAGTCCATTAAGAACACAGCCTCACAGTGTAATTTCTTTTACTGTATAGGATTGTTTCCAACTCATCAGGTCTGGTGCAGTTCTGTCACGATTTAACATGGAACATCCGGGCTGCCCTTCCTGAATAGTCCAGGGCAGGAGCAGTAGTGagtgattcttctcttttctcggGTTCACTTTGACCTGAAGCAAGTTGCTATCTTCGGAGAATACGTATGGACCCCAACAGAATGGGGCCCAGGGGTCTTCATCCCTTACAAATCCTGGACTGTATCAAAGGGAAGGCCTCAGTAATTCGTGCTCACCCAGCCCATTCGGATCCTGGTCCTCCCTCTCTCTTGGGGTTCAGGGGGTTCCTAGAGTTTTCTTGTTTCCACCCAGGCATGGGGGGCTAGTGTCCAGCTGAGAGTTCTCTCCCCACTGGGCGGGGGTCCGTGCCTGGATGGCCAGCGCATGGACCGGCCCTGCCAGCTCCTCGGCCAGTGCTGCGTGGATCAGCCGGTGTCGTTGTAGGGGGCTCAGTCCCTCGAAACGAGAGCTCACCACAGCCACGCGGAAGTGCGTCTCACTGCCAGGCGGGACCGCGTGGCCACCGCTCTCGTTGCGAAGTTCTAGCACCTCGGGGCTCAGGGCCTGCTCCAACTTCGTGCGAATGGCGGCCTCCACCGGACCGACGGCCCCAGATCCCGCGCTGCCCTGGCACAAACAGACGCGGCCAGCCATGGAGACCAGACCCGGGACCAGCCGCCCACTCAGCATCGGCCACGCCAGAGACGCAGACGCCAGGAGTGAGGGTCGGGGCGATCCGCCTGGTGAGAGCACAATGTCAACACCCGCCCCGCGATCCCCGCATCCGCCCTAACCCCACGCCCGGACGTCCACACCAGCTTCTAAAGGGAGCCCGCATTGATGCCACACAGGGAGACCCGAGACACCCCCCCTTTTCTCTACGTGACGGGGTAAATTCGACCTCCAGCTGTGGAAGTGGAGGGACAAGCGGAGATTAGAAAGGCCCGCACGCGAGGCGGGTTCGTTCCTTAGGGGGTTTGCAAAGAATGGGCAAAAGTAGGGCATGTGCAACTGCGTACTTGTGGTTGGGCCGAAGCCCCTGTGTTCCCTGTAAAGCCCCGGAGAAGCCCCTTCTACCTGCCGCTCAGCCTCGGCCACTGCGATTCCCGCTCAGGGCCAGGACTCTGGAAGCTCCGGAGCTAAATGCAGTCCTGGCGCCCTTCCTGAGGCACGCTGGGAAATGGAGTCCTCGCTGCGCGTTGGTAGGACGGGCAGGCACCACGTGGTGCCCTGAGGGATCATGGGAACTGTAGTCTCGGATTCTCCCCACTGGTAAGGTGGTCAGAAATTCTGAACCCAGCAATGCAAAGAAAAAGGGAATTCAGGCGCAGTTGGGATTGGGATTATTAGATCTATTTTACTGCCAATAGATCTTGTAGATCATCCAGCCCAACTCCTTTATTTTATATGCAAGAAAATGGAAGTCTGATTGAATACATAATTACTGTGCCCCAGACTAGTGCTGGGGACTGGGGAGTCAAGTCAGGCCCTGTCTTCAAGGAGATAACAGAGCACTGAAGACTAACAAGTGAGCAGACAATTGCAGTACTGGGTACTAGGTGCTACGATGAGATAAACACAGGATGCTAAGGAGGCAAGTTACACAGACTTGGCCGGGGTTGGGGAGGTGGAATGGGGGACGGACAGAGAATATTTCCGAGAAGATTTAGGGAAACAGTTCAGCAGAAACAACATGAGAACCCATTTCTCAGTCCCTCATAGTGAGGTTTTGGCTTTGGTAGCCGCGTGTGTAAAGGACAGGAGGAGAGAGAATTTTGAGGGAGTCTTTCCTTCTGGTGTAGTTAGGGTGTGGTTATGTGTGGTTGGAGCCTAGGGGGCAGATGATGGTGATGAGTAGGGTAccgggaggagaggaaggggccAGACCACCCCAGGCCTTGTAGCcgttgttaggcaattttgtctttATCCTAGAAGTAGTGGGAAGCTACTGAGGTTTTAAGCAGGGATGTAACAGGATGTAATTTTTCCAGGATGATTCTTAacttgtaaaattatttaaattttattttgtatccttaatatatttacatatttctaaatgtttttccccaacttctcattttgaaaaatgtcaaagCCACGAAAAAGTTGAATAGTTGAAAAGCAACACCCTCTACCTTTCACTTGACCCaccattttttacatttatatttattttatacttgtacatatatactcatatatttaagtactttacatatgctttaaaatatatttatatgctttTTTTGATGAACCATTTGAAAATAAGTTGCAGATAGCATGACATTTCACCCCTAACTACTCCAATATGTATCTCCTAAGAACAAAGAGATTCTCCTACATAACCACAATACCCTTATCACACTCAAGAAATTTAACTTATGACATACACTGTTTTCcctagcctttaaaaaaaattaaaacttccagAAAATTTGCAAGATTAATACAATGAGCAACCCATTTATCCACTCTTCACCTAGATTCACTAACAAGATTTTGCCAGACTGGGCTTTGTATCTCTCTtttaatgtatgtgtgtataataataatgaaataataataattatttctgcTGAATCACTTGAGTTAGgtgcaaaattctttttttttttttagacggagttttgctcttcttgcccaggctggagtgcaatggtgtgatctcggctcactgcaacttctgcctcctgggttcaagcaagtctcctgcctcagcctcctgattagctgggattacaggcatgtgccaccatgcctggctaattttgtatttttagtagagatggggtttctccatgttgatcaggctggtctggaactcccaacctcaggtgatccaccctcctcggccacccaggattacagggattacaggcgtgagccactgcacccggcccaaaattctttttttttttaaacagagtctcactctgtcgcccagactggagtgcagtggtgccatcttggcccactgcaacctccaccttctgggttcaagtgattctcctgcctcagcctcctgagtagctgggactacaggctggtgccaccacacctggctaaatttttttgcttttctagtagagatggggtttcaccatgttggccaggctggtctggaactcctgacctcaagtgatcctcctgctctggaactcctgacctcaagtgatccgcctgcctcagcctcccaaagtgatgggattacaggcgtgagccactgcacccagccacaaaattcttttttttttttttttttttgagatggagttttgctcgttgcccaggctggagtgcaatggtgcgatctcacctcacagcaacctctgcctcctaggttcaagcaattctcctgactcagcctcccaagtagctgggattacaggcgtgtgccaccatcctggctaatgttgtgtttttagtggagacggggtttctccatgttggtcaggctggtcttgaactcccgacctcaggtgatccgcccgcctcggcctcccaaagtgctgggattataggcgtgagccaccgcgcccggccccacaaAATTCTTTACTTAATTGCTATGTACTTTCAATGTGTATCTCCTAAGAACAAGGACATTTTCATACATATCCACAATATCATTACCACATCCAAGACATTTAACATTCATACAATACTATAATCACATACAGTTGATGTTCAGATTTCCCCAACTGTCTCATTGGTGTCTACTATAGTTTGAATATGTCTCCTCCAGAATTCATGTTGAAAATTAATCCATGGTGTTGGTATTAAgtggtggggcctttaggaggtaataaggctatgagggctccaccctcaagaatggattaatgccttttgaaagagcttgAGGGGGTAAGTTGGCCCCTtctgtcccttctgccatgtaaggtcACCTCGATGGTGTATCTATGAGGAACTGGCCTTCACTAGATACCAAACCTGCCAGTGCcataatcttggacttcccagcctccagaactgtgagaaaatacatttctgtttataaattacccagtcagtgGTATTTTGTAATAGCAGCACAGTCTAAGTAAAcattataaatgtttaattttcagaAACCAAGGATCATGCATGGCATTTAGCTGACTCAAAGATCACTGGCTTCAGGGTGgagaatggattgtagaggaggCAAGAGTGGAAATAGGGAGACAAGTTGGTTACTGTAGCAGTCTAGGTGAGAGATGATGACGATTTGGACCaaggtggtgttggtggtggtggaaatggagagaaattgTGGCTACAAGATGTATATTAGGAAAGTAAAACTTACAGGGTGTGGTAATGGCTTGGTTGTGGGAGGGAAAGTGTCAAGGATAATTACAAGGTTTGTGCatctaaagttaaaaaaacagtTCAAATAATTCCTGTATATCCTTTATCCTGATACCATTACCCAAATATTAACAATTtactgtttgttttatttgtatgtacCTATCtacaaatatgtaattattttccgGACTGTTTGAGACTAAGTTTCAGAGATAAAGCCTATGAAACTctacctgtgatggttaattttttttttttttttttttgagatggagtctcactctgttgcccaggctggagtgcagtgatgcaatcttggcttactgcaacctctgtctcctgggttcaagcgattctcgtgcctcagcctcctgagtagctgggattacaggcgtggaccatggcgcctggctaatttttgtatttttagtggagaggggggtttcaccatgttggccaggctggtctcaaactcctgacctcaggtgatccacccacctcagcctcccaaagtgctgggattagaggcgtgagccaccacgcacggcctGTGATGGTTAATGTGCCAACTTCTAGAGGATTGGTGCTCAGATATTTGGCCAAATAtgggtgtttctgtgagagtATTTTGAATGAGATTaaatttgaattggtagactgagtaaattGCCCTCCCTAATGTAGGTGGGTCCCATCCAACCAGTTGAAAGCTTGACTAGAACAAAAAGACTGACCCTCTCCGGAGTAAGAGAGACTTCCTTCTGCCTGACTGCTTTGAGACCCGGACATTGGCTTTTCTCAGCCTTCAGACTCAGAAGTGAAACACTGGCTCCATCTGGGTCTTAGACTCCGTCTTTGAACTGGAACTACACcattggttctcaggcctttggacttggactggaactatatcatcagctctcctgggtctccagcttgccagcTTACCCTGAAGATCTTGGGGATCTTGGGATTTATTAGCTTCCATAATCAAAAAGccaattttttataataaaactatCTATCAGTCTATCAATCTATCTACTATTCGTTCTGTTTCCCCGGAGAATCCTGACGAAtgtatatttacttaaaaaaaaaaagacattttctcaCATAGCCGGAATATAACTGTTAGCCTCTAGAAATGAACATAGATACAGTACTATTATCTAATCTACAGACCTTATTCAAAATTTGCCAGTTGTTCCACTACTAtcctatatataaaatgaaaagaaatattttctggtCCAGGATCCAATCTAGGATCACATGTTGCATTCAGTTGTTATATCTCTTTGTTCTCCATTAACTTGAAATAGTTTCCTAGAtttcctttgtctttcatgactttGGTAGCTTTGAAGTTACAgacatttattttgtagaatgccccTCAATCtgagtttgtctgatgtttctttatgattaaaatttaGCACATGCATTTTTGGCTGGAATACTGCAGAAGTAATGTTGAATTCTTCTCTGTGAACCTTACCAGGGCATGTgatctttatttttgttattactaGTGATAGTTCTGATCACTTGATTAAGATGGTATCTGTCAGGCTTTTCCACTATAAAATTCCTTTTCTGTCTGTAATTGTGGAAGATACTTTAAGTCTGTCTACTTTCCTAATTCTCATTAAGTTTTTTCCCACTAATTTTAGCATCTGAGAAGTATATTTGAGACATCTCTTAGTTAGGGGTtgttgaagatgaaatgagatcatgggggtggggctggggtgtggTATGTGATCACCTGGGGAGAGAGTAAACGGTGAGAAAAGAATCAGAATGTCTATTAGAAAGCCCACTCTGGTGAGGAGTGGGAAGTGTAGAAGCAGGGAGAGGAGTAGCAAAGTCTTTGTTGGTAGTCTGGGTGAAAGATAACCTGAGTGAAGGCACGAGATGGGCTAGAGAGAAGTACATTGATTAGAAAGCTGCTACAAAGATGGCATCTATAGGACTTGCTTTGGTTAGGACCTTGCAGTTTGCAAATCCAGTGACAGTGTTAGGGAGAggtaggaggctgaggtcagggaaAGCCTAGGTGTGAAGGTAACATTTAAACAGAAATTTGAATGACTAGAGGGAACTAACCACGTGGAAAGAGAGATCCAGGCACAATGAATGGTATTCACTATATTCTAGATGTGTGATGCCAAGCTCAGTGTTGACATACTTAGGTGTTCAATAAGATATattggatggatgagtgaattgATGTATGAATGGAGAGGGCAACTTCACTATTATTGCTGTCGTAAAAATAAACGAAAGCTTTGCAAGTTGCGAGCTCCACAGGGCAAGcttattgtctttgtttctaataaaaatatagtcATAATAATATCTACTATTTAATGAAGGTCTGTCGTGGCCAGATTAAGGCTTTTAGAGGCTTTAAGCACCAAGAGATTATGTTAGCCACCTCATACACaattaaacaaaacaaccaaacaatGATAAACActcatctgtaacatgaggaTTGGGATGCCCAACAAAGTACTCATTGTTTTCCCCATGATGACTActtcaattttgtttatatttaaaaattgtgcttACTGAGGTATGATGTACATGTAAGAGATTTATAaatgtaggccgggcgtggtgactcatgcctgtaatctcagcactttgggaggccaaggaaggtggatcacttgagatcaggagttcgagaccagcctggccaacatgagttggccaaccccgtctctactaaaaatacaaaaattagctgggcgtggtggcaggcacctgtaatcccaactatttgggaggctgaggcatgagaattggcttgaacccgagaggcagagttgcagtgagctgggatcacaccactgcactctagcctcggtgacagagggagactgtctcaaaaacaaaaaacaaacaaacaaaaaacccctatAAATCTTAAATGTAGAGCTGAATTTTACATATGAATATGCCCATATCAAGATAAAGAAAATTCCCAGCACCTCAGAAGACTTCCAGGGAAGTCAGTATTACCCTGCCATAGTTAATCATTAGTCTCATTATTCTAACCTTTATCACCATagattactttttgtttgtttgtttttgagacagagtctcgctctgttgcccaggctggagtgcagtggtccgatcatggctcactgcaacctccacctcctgggttcaagcgattctcctgcctcagcctcctgagtagctgggactacacaggtgcatgccaccacaccagctaattttttgtatttttagtagagatggggtttcaccatattggccaggctggtctcgaactcccaacctcaggtgatccgcctgcctcggcctcccaaagtgctgggattacaggcgtgagccaccgtgcctggcctcaaatgctaatctctttcaGAAATACCCagaaaaatgggccaggtgtggtggcttatgcctgtaatcccagcgctttgggaggctgaggcgggcggatcacctgaggtcgggagttcgagaccagcctgaccaacatggagaaaccctgtctctactaaaaatacaaaattagccaggcatggtggctcacgcctgtaatctcagctacttgggaggctgaggcaggagaatcgcttgaacctgggaggtggaggttgctgtgagccgagatcgcgtcattgcactccagcctgggcaacaagagtgaaactccgtctcaaaaaaaaacaaaaaacaaaaacaaaactcagaaaatGTTTTACTAGCTGTTGGGCCAGGCAAGTTGACTCATAAAATGAACCATCATATCCTCCTAACCTAGCTGTGGGGCCTCTCAGGTTCCCAAGCTCTCTATTAGGTTATTTACACTTATTCTCCTTTATTCCAGCAACTGTATTATGGTaggctatattaatattattattattattattttttgagacagagtctcgctctgtcacccaggctggagtgcagtggcatgatctcggctcactgcaacctccgcctcccgggttcaagcaattctcctgcctcagcctcctgagtagctgggattacaggcacccaccatcatgcccagctaatttttgtatttttagtagagatgtggtttcaccatgttggtcaggctggtctcgaacccctgacctcgtgatccacccgccttggcctcccaaagtgctgggattacaggcgtgagccactgtgcctggcctatattatttttatttaactgatGAGCTTCTATTATATCTTCCCATTCTGTTTACCATCATCTACTATTTATAGTTGTCATTTGGAGAGTGGTTGTTgactaaatattttagaaaagaaaatgctaatttTCTAAGagtttgtttcatttattcatgccAAAAACATTTAACGAAACTATTAAGGGCCAGGTGGAAGGAATCAAGAACTCTTGATTCAAATAAGAGGAAGACATGATCTTTCTCTGGAAATGGTTACAGAAAGGAGATTAAAGCACAgtacaggctgggtacagtggctgacgcctataatcccaccactttgggaggctgagatgggtggatcacctgaagtcaggagttcaagaccagcctggccaacatggtgaaaccccatttctactaaaaataaaaaaattagccaggtgtggttgcacattcctgtaatcccagctacttgggagactgaggcaggacaatctcttgaacctgggaggcagaggttgcagcgggcagagatcgtgccattgcattccagcctgggcgacagagcgaaactccatcacacacacacacacacacatacacacacacacacacatgaaactccatctctctctctcacacacacacacacacacacacacacacacagagcacagtACAGAATGGTGAGTGCTGTCACCAGGATATGAACAAAGAGATGTG
This window contains:
- the BOLA1 gene encoding bolA-like protein 1, with translation MLSGRLVPGLVSMAGRVCLCQGSAGSGAVGPVEAAIRTKLEQALSPEVLELRNESGGHAVPPGSETHFRVAVVSSRFEGLSPLQRHRLIHAALAEELAGPVHALAIQARTPAQWGENSQLDTSPPCLGGNKKTLGTP